From the genome of Aquiluna borgnonia:
TCAAAAGCAAATCTGAGCTTGAGCAGCAAACCCCGCTCGAGAACTCCGGAGGGCACCCTGGGGTCGCCAATAGCGCCTAGCAAAATGGCATCGTGCTGGCTGAGGGACTGCAGGTCTGATTCTGTTAGAGCCTCGCCGGTGGCAAGGAAACGGTCTGAACCTAGGTCATAGCTCGTGATGTCTAGTTCAACCGAACCGAGGGCTTTCTCCAGGGCCGCCACGGCCACCGAAGTGACCTCCGGTCCAATTCCGTCTCCGGCGATAACGGCAAGGTTAATCGAGTTCACTAAAGCCCCAATGCAGTTTGTTTGTTACAACTTTAGGGCTTTGGTACCGGCTATTACCGCCTTATAAGCATTGTGAGGTCTATGGCCTGCCGAATTCCCTTATCGGTCTGGACGTCTCGGCCTCGATGCTCGACCCTTCCGGAAATACCGTGCTCCAAAAGCCATGCCTCAAGTTGACCGGCGGAGGGTAGGACCCGCTCCGACTGCGGACCGCCATAGCCAGAACGAAGGTTTTCTCGCGCGTGCCAAACACCAAAAATCACACCCGAGCTCTGCTGATTGAGCGCATTGTCGAGCGCAAGTTTCAACTGCTCCCAGGGAAGCTGAAGATAGGCAATCACAATCAGGTCGGGATCAAATGAAAACTTCGCAGACCGAGCATCAGCAAGATTGGCTCGGACTTTGAGCTTTTGGTCAGTGGCTCGCTCCTGAAACTTCTCGAGCGCTACCTTCGAAAACTCAACATTCTCAACCTCCCAGCCGCGTGAAGCAAACCAGAGGGCATTGCGCCCCTCACCCCCGGCCAGATCCACCATGGAACCTGCAGGCAGGTCTGAGAGTTTTTCAACAACAAACTGATTTGGCTCCAAAGACCAAACCGACTGGGAAGCGCGGTAGCGCTCATCCCAGTCGTTCGGTTGCATTTCCAAACTAATCGGTGACTATTGCTAGCCCGGTTGCGGCCGAGGCGTTGGCAACTGAACCACCATTGACCAGATTTCCCGTGAAGCCAGCAGACTTCATGTAGTCAATCGCCTGACCGGCTCGGTT
Proteins encoded in this window:
- a CDS encoding class I SAM-dependent methyltransferase; translation: MQPNDWDERYRASQSVWSLEPNQFVVEKLSDLPAGSMVDLAGGEGRNALWFASRGWEVENVEFSKVALEKFQERATDQKLKVRANLADARSAKFSFDPDLIVIAYLQLPWEQLKLALDNALNQQSSGVIFGVWHARENLRSGYGGPQSERVLPSAGQLEAWLLEHGISGRVEHRGRDVQTDKGIRQAIDLTMLIRR